ACCGTTGGACGGCGGCAACCTGAAGACCGAACGCCCGACCGGTGCCTTGTTGGGATCACCCTTCAAATTCCAGCGGTATGGCGAGAGCGGGATCGAGGTCAGCGAGCTGTTCAAGGAGACCGCGAAATCGATCGACGACATCGCCGTCATCCGCTCGATGCACGCCAACGTCCCGAACCATGAACCGTCGTTGATGCTGATGAACACAGGCGAATCGCGTTTGATTCGCCCCAGCGTCGGATCGTGGATGACCTACGGATTGGGCACGGAAAACCAGAACCTGCCAGCCTTTGTTTCGATGTGCCCCGGCGGCTATCCGATCAAAGGGGCCCAGAACTGGCAGTCGGGCTTCCTGCCCGGCATCTACCAAGGAACCTACGTCGATTCGAACAATACACGAATCGAGAAGTTGATCGAAAACATTAACAACTTCCGCGTCTCTCGAGACGACCAACGACAACAACTCGATCTACTGAACCAGCTTAACGGGCTCCACCGATCGACGCGGACCAGCGAACCGAAGTTGGAGAGCCGAATCCAGTCGTTCGAACTCGCCTATCGAATGCAGTCCGACGCGGCGGAAGCGTTCGACATCAATCGCGAACCGAAGCATATCCTGGACATGTACGGTAAAGGCGTCCACGCGCGGCAGACATTGATCGCCCGGCGGCTTGTCGAACGCGGAGTTCGCTATGTTCAACTGTGGCATGGCGCGGGGCAACCATGGGACAATCACGACGATTTGGAAACGCGACACCGCGTTTTGGCGGGCCAATGCGATCAAGCCATCGGCGCGTTGTTGCGCGATCTGAAACAACGTGACATGCTCAAGGATACTCTTGTCATCTGGGGTGGTGAATTTGGGCGGACTCCCGTCGTCGAGATGCCCAAGGAAGGAACCAACCAAGGCAAGATGAACGGCCGCGATCACAACCACCACGGCTTTACCGTCTGGATGGCGGGCGGCGGCGTCAAAGGCGGCTACGTGCACGGCAGCACCGATGAATTTGGCTTCAAAGCCGTGGAAGATCGTGTCCACGTACACGACCTGCACGCCACCATGTTGCATCTGTTAGGGTTCGATCACAAAAAGCTGACCTATCGCTACGCCGGCCGCGATTTCCGGCTGACCGATGTGCACGGCCGCGTCGTCGACGAACTGATCGCATAACGGAGGGTGTTCACGCCACCTTCACCACTCAAGCGAAGATGGTTTGAATCAACTTTTGATCGTAGAATGTAGGCTCGGTCGAAAACACGCCGAAGATGCCCCCGAACGGGCTTCGCACAAAAAGCATGTTGTCGGTCGTGAACCATCACTGAGAAAGCGAGAGTTGCGATGTCCAGCATCCCTGTTGAATTGCCAGAGCACTTAGTTTCGTTTGTCTCCCAAGAAGCGGAGCGAGCCGGTTATTCTACGGCTGGTGAATACATCGCGGCGTTAGTTGCAGCAGCAAGTGAGAAGCAAGGCGAAACCGAACAAGCACTGATGGCAGGAATATCGAGCGGTGATCCCAAACCATGGACCGATGCCGAGTGGAACGCAATCAAAGAACGGGTGATCGCTAGAAGCGTCAAATGAGTGGCGAAGTTGAAACCAATCATCCGGCGTCCCAAAGCCAGCGAGGATGTCGAATCGCACGCGATGTATGTTGCGGATGGCAGCATGGATGCTGCGTTGCGATTTGTTGAGAGAGCTGAGCAAACCATTAAAGGCTTGGCGTTATTTCCCCAAAGCGGAGCACCGTTCGTAAACAGCGTTCCCGATCTGGCAGGGATGAGAACGAAGTTGGTAAAGGATTTCCCCAACCACGTTGTGTTCTACGTGGAGCGAGAAGATTCAATCGAGGTAGTTAGAGTTCTCCGCGGTGGGCAGGACATGAATGCAGAAGCAACGAAAACCTAGCGACCGACAATACGACAGACCACGACAGCGTACGGAGACTCGATGAACGATCCACTCCCTTGGCCGCAGCCCGTGACGCTTCGCGGTCCGCTCGCGACGTTGGAACCGCTGTCGCGTGAGCACCACGCTCCGCTAGCCGACGCTGTCGAGGATGGCCAGCTCTGGAAGCTGTGGTACACCAGCGTCCCCACGCCCGACGCAATGATGGCCGAGATCGATCGGCGTCTGAATCTGCA
Above is a genomic segment from Rosistilla ulvae containing:
- a CDS encoding ribbon-helix-helix domain-containing protein, giving the protein MSSIPVELPEHLVSFVSQEAERAGYSTAGEYIAALVAAASEKQGETEQALMAGISSGDPKPWTDAEWNAIKERVIARSVK
- a CDS encoding DUF1501 domain-containing protein, with the protein product MNAFNNCGLSRRELLCRSGMGFASLALADLMHGEAVADSVANPLLPKPPQFPAKAKRVIHLFMNGGPSHVDTFDPKPELQKRSGQPLDGGNLKTERPTGALLGSPFKFQRYGESGIEVSELFKETAKSIDDIAVIRSMHANVPNHEPSLMLMNTGESRLIRPSVGSWMTYGLGTENQNLPAFVSMCPGGYPIKGAQNWQSGFLPGIYQGTYVDSNNTRIEKLIENINNFRVSRDDQRQQLDLLNQLNGLHRSTRTSEPKLESRIQSFELAYRMQSDAAEAFDINREPKHILDMYGKGVHARQTLIARRLVERGVRYVQLWHGAGQPWDNHDDLETRHRVLAGQCDQAIGALLRDLKQRDMLKDTLVIWGGEFGRTPVVEMPKEGTNQGKMNGRDHNHHGFTVWMAGGGVKGGYVHGSTDEFGFKAVEDRVHVHDLHATMLHLLGFDHKKLTYRYAGRDFRLTDVHGRVVDELIA
- a CDS encoding type II toxin-antitoxin system RelE/ParE family toxin, coding for MKPIIRRPKASEDVESHAMYVADGSMDAALRFVERAEQTIKGLALFPQSGAPFVNSVPDLAGMRTKLVKDFPNHVVFYVEREDSIEVVRVLRGGQDMNAEATKT